acccttagctgCATTTACTAAGGGTTGCCTCCAATGTTaatccttcttagagtagacccattgaaatgaatggggcttaagttagtcatgactaatttaaatcccattcatttcagtgggtctcctctaagtaggactaacattggatacaaccctaattCTCCCCCTTAGCCTGCTGATTTTCCGCTTCAAGAGAACCGACAGCAGGACGCAAAACACACCGCTAGGGGCCAGtacagagagaaaaggagggcaCACGCATGCGCAAACGAGAGAGACGGTGTAAGCAAGTCAACGAGCCCGGAACGACAGAACAAATTGCGCCTGCGCAGGTTCGTCCTTCTCCTTTCCCCGGAAGTAGAGATCAAGGAAGTAGTGCGTAAGTGACAGCGAGAGTAGAAACCCTGTCGTGCTGTGGAGCCTGTGGTtggtactgcgcatgtgcagccAGCGGTAAGTGCTGCTTGGAGGAGGGCAGAGACGCGTCTATAATGCCTGTGATGCGTAGAGGGTTAGGGCTCTCGGCATCTTTTGTGCATGGATAAAACTACCGGCGCAAGCGCGCCCATATCGGCCTGGAAGAAAATGAAGGCTCTTCCTTTCCTTATCTGCTGCCGAAAGGAAAAGGGTTAATCACGGGCGGGGGTGTGGTCTGTAGGAAACAGGCCAATGGCAACTCGAGGAGAGTTTCGGTGGGCGGGGAAGAAGGGATGCTCCGCCCAGGCCGTTGCTTTGGCCGCCAGAGCCCTCGTGGCACAGGCAGCCGTGTGTACTTGCGGCCGGCCGGGGAAGGTGGCGCGGCGCTTAGCCTCGAAACCAGGCATCACCGAGGCGGACATGGGTCCCGAAGAAAAAATTGCACGAATCCTGCGCATTTTTTCCGCGTGCGAATAAGTAGACACGTGTCTATTCCATACGTGGCAGTGTGCAGCAAAACGGACATCTCTCTGTGTCACACATGACCAAATTCACGCGTAGGTTTGTGAAGTTTCTTACCCACAAGTGGTTTCCCTGTAGGAAACTTCCTCTTCAGTGAGCCCTCTGAGCGCCAAGTAGATATTTCTGCACCTGCAGCATCTTTCCCTCAGGACTGAAGGACAGATTTACACATGCATGAGAGTTATTTATTTTTCACCTGATACCCTTCTGTTGAAGATACAAACTGTCTCCGTTGAAAAGTACAGCTTTTGAGTTGATCTTGGGTGAAATGAAATCTTCTGTTGTGGTGACTATTTCACCGGGCCGATTTCACACCTGCATGCCATCACTTTATTCCACTGTCAATGTGTGATTGATTTACGTATGTGAATCAACCCCATTATCAGTCTAGCACCTATTTCAAGTGTAAGGAATCGATGGAAGGCTTGAACCTTGgcatatcttttttaaaagagcaaattCCAAAGAATATTTTACACTAATATTTATGCTTTagaatgttcaaagcacttctaCATTCGTTATCTTAGTTATTGTCTCTGTAAAGTAGGTTaatatccccatattgcagattgaGGGCTGAGAGAGTAGTAGGCCACCTAGTGAACATTTAGCTGAGATCTGAACTGTAACACTAGTTCTCAGTAATCACATAGCAAGTGTGCCATTATTTTCAATTAGTCTATAGATATTCAAAGTGGGAAGGGAATTTACTGGAAGTTCCAACTGCATCGATAGTCTGTTGCCTAAAACCCATTgtccgggttcagatgacacgccatGGCTTGGCATGGGTTATTCAACTGATTGTGAGGCTGAGGTGTGTGTGGTTAACATTTTTAATATGCAGTTCCTGATTGGGGGTTGTGCCATGTGCACCCAGTgagtgagggttaaacaacccccatATAAACCTAAAACAAGCTCACGGTTGCACAGCATAACAATccctgagtggggggggggtgtatattCAAAATGCGAGCAGCCCCATTTTCTGAGCCTGCCTTCAAATGTTTCAGCCTCCATGCAGCCAAACTATACAgatagggttcaatcctatgcatgtttagacagaaaacagtcctacaactcctaggctggggaatgctaagaattgtaggacttttttctgtctaaacttgcataggattgcatccttagtttcCTACCTGTTGTATTATAACATTTTAATATATAACCAGTGAAATGTTTATTCATCTCTATCACTAGAAGTTGAGATTGGCTGTGCAATGAACCCCCACTTAGGAAAAAAGATCTTCAAAGGAATTGTATTTATGGAACTTCTTGGCGTTTTTGGTGCATATGGGCTATATTTCAAAATGGACAGAAGTCAAGGTAACAAACTATAAATTGAAATAACTCATTTTATTGCATTGTATTCGAGTGTCCTTCCAAGTGGAACGGACACCACGGGTAACTTGAATTCCTACTCCTTCCTATGTGCCCTCAAACTCTATACTGTACGATTTGGAGTAGATATCCTTGCATTGGGGTTGCCCATGTGGTCTGCCCACAAAGAACCAAGCGGGGACATctactcacatgacattggaggatcctctggagcagatacAGGGGGTGAAGGGAAACTCCAGGCTTAGAGTCCGCTTGCATAATGTTAGATGTATTTATATTCAATTTTTTTATATACTGAGCAGCTATGTCCCATTTCTATGGGTTCCCTACATTGAGtgctagtattatttatttattgcatttttataccgcccaatagccaaagctctctgggcagtttacaaaaaacatTATTAAACATAGAAACCATAATCTAAGTGACCTTGAAAAGCTATATTTTTTCAAGTTCTGTAAAACTCCTGATGTAGCAAACCAGGAATGTATTTGGATCATTTGTCACAAAAAAAAGTCAAAATAGCAGTTTAGATTTTGAAACTGATTTAACCACAATACAGTAGGTCTTGAAATCTAGAATGTTAACTGTGTGTTGATGTTTGATACTAGCCGGTTGGCATTTATTTAATATTGTCCCAGTTGATAACAATCAAACAACCCATGTGAACAAAGTATGGATTTTTAGTGAGCAAGCATGCTGATTCTTAACCACTTCCCTAAACAACCTAGGAGCATCGAAACCTGGGACTCGGGGTTgcttagggttaaacaacccagggtttgttaTGTTAAAACTCTGGATTGGTCAACCCCAAACAATCCAGAGTACCAGGTTCAGGTGTCAAAACAATAACCCATGAACGTTCCTGGGTTGCTTAGGAAAACAGAAGCAATGAGCACACAGGAGGCAGTGTGCTTGCTGCTGCACAGAAACAACTACCTTGATTAAACAACTCCTAGTTGGCAGTTATGTGCTAATCGCTGAACTGTTTAAGCCTATTTTCACTTCTATGTACTGACTCTAGCATAAGAGCAGGGACATCCTGGGTGGGTTATACATTTGTATAATAATGTGACTGTAGGTAGCTTCATGCATTATCTAGGACTGGTAAAATACAGCAATCTTGCACTTCACATTTGCCACACAAAGGACAGGTAATCCACCTCTAATCTAGGGTAGGAGATACTCAGAATAGGTTGAGGATAATTTGAGATACTGAGAGTGTGGTTGAACATTTTGACATAACTTCAACTAAATTCTGCCTTAATACAGATTTAATAAATTGAGCTAGATCATGGCTAGTCCCAATATGCCACACTCTCAAAATGAAAGATGGGCTGTGCCATTAAGATCAGAACAGGTAAGGTGATATATCGTCCCGTAATATCCTTCTCCATATACTACATGCAACTTTGTACTACCTCCTCATCTGATGTCTTAAGCCAATGGAGCAACGGATTGAAGTTTAATTTCTGCTTTTCTAGAGCTCCTACCATTGAGATTTTAAAGAAGATATGAGCCCAAATAGGCTcgcttttttgtgtgtttgtttgcttgctttttgctGCTCTGTCCAGTGTGACAATAATCAGAACAAACCAGTTCTCTCTCCTGTCTCAGCTGAAGGTTTGGCTTGAGGTGGCTTGCTACATAATCTGCACTTGCCAGTCCCCTAAAACCATTCACCCTATTGTGAGACTCAGGGAGTATAACTCAATAAACAAGCTTCAGGGCAGAGCTTGCACAGATATATGACTGACTGAAATTAGGATATATATTCTCAATGTAAAAATATATCCTGTATAATTGCTGTAACTAAAATCAGTTGCAATTCACTGTTCAAAACAGacaattcttatgttctcagaTTTCAGGCAAAAAATGAACAGGAGATTTCCTTCTATCTTGGAAGGTAAGTTTGACTAACACATGTCTAATAATTACTGCTGGTGCAATTATTTCCTTAGACAATTAAAAACGAATTACACACAGCTAAAATTAAGGTAGGGCTTCCATATTAGAATGAGAGTTCAATCACGATTAACTTCAAAAGTCCATCATTGCTCAGCCGTGCATAAGATAAGAGACTCTTTTTATATTTTCACAGTTTATTACAAATGTAATGAGTGGTCTGGTATTTATGGAATAAGGGAGAGAGATCAAGAGACGTGGTTAAGCAACAAAAACTAGATGTAAGTAGAAAGAGCCTTTAAATAGTTTATATGAAAGGTTCTATATtgattttctgttctttttgcttctgtctttgtttttcagcattttgtgcttGAACTTCTTTTTCTGCTTGATGATACTTTTCACATCTCTATTGTGAATCCAGTTGTCACGCTCTGCCTCCCACCTGAGCTGTTTGAAATCTAATGGAGGAAGACAAGAAGCAAGTTAGATAAGTTAATGGAACAGTAGCATCCTCTGAAAACTTGGCACTGAGTTTTCATGTAGATCTGAAGAATACTGCCTAAGTCAGAGATTCAAAAGACCACAATAAAGCATGAATAACTTTCCGATTTCTTTTGTCCTCAAAAATAATGCTACAAATTCTACAGAGTGCCCAGACCACAACAGACAACCTTATCTCAAACTTCCACTTTTcaaaaatgtgaaatttttcaaaGTAAGCAACCCTATCCTTTGGAGCAGCTTTTGAGGGGCTGGAAGGGGAAAACTCATGAAAATCACCCTTCCCTTCCATCAGTCGGAGAGTCCTGTGGGCAGAACTCCACCCACATATAGTCTGAATCCAATTTTATAAATGTTTCTGGCAAAGTAAGTGATTATATAGTGTACAGTGTTTCCAGAGGAGCTTTTATTTGCTATCTTAAGTACAGGGTTGAACCTGTACTTAATCCATATAGGAAAGAATCCGTGCATGAAAGGGCTGAAATAAAACCTTTATTCCAACCCCACAATCTTCAATGCTGGAGTAAATGGGCAATTCAtccaaattccattttacatTCTTAATGATTGCCCCTCTAATAGTAGAAAGCTC
This sequence is a window from Elgaria multicarinata webbii isolate HBS135686 ecotype San Diego chromosome 4, rElgMul1.1.pri, whole genome shotgun sequence. Protein-coding genes within it:
- the CEBPZOS gene encoding protein CEBPZOS, which produces MNPHLGKKIFKGIVFMELLGVFGAYGLYFKMDRSQDFRQKMNRRFPSILEVYYKCNEWSGIYGIRERDQETWLSNKN